GCAGACAGGCATCTTCACCGTGGCGACGACCGCCGCGTCATGTGGCGCCGTCGATGCGATGCACGACTCGCTGACGCCGATGGGCGGCTTCACTCCGTTGCTGCTGATACAACTCGGCGAGGTGATCTTCGGTGGCGTCGGCTCCGGCTTGTACGGCATGCTCGTGTTCGCGCTGCTGGCCGTGTTCGTCGCGGGCCTGATGATCGGCCGCACGCCCGAGTATGTCGGCAAGAAGATCGAATCGTACGAAATGAAGATGGTATCGATCGCGATTCTGCTCACGCCGTTCCTCGTGCTCGTCGGCACTTCGATCGCCGTGCTGTCGCCGCTCGGTACGGCCGGTATTGCGAACCCAGGGGCGCACGGCTTCTCCGAAATTCTTTACGCGTTCAGCTCCGTCGCCAACAACAACGGCAGCGCGTTCGCGGGCCTTTCGGTGAATACGCCGTTCTATAACGTGCTGACCGCCATCGCGATGTGGTTCGGCCGCTTCGGCACGATCGTGCCGGTGCTCGCCATCGCAGGCTCGCTCGCGAACAAGAAACGGATTGCGGCGACCGCCGGCACGCTGCCGACGCACGGGCCGCTGTTCGTCGTACTGCTGCTCGGCACGCTCGTGCTTGTGGGTGCCCTGACGTATGTGCCGGCTTTGGCGCTGGGTCCTGTCGCCGAACATCTCACGATGATCTCGGGTCATTGATTTCGAGGAAAGCATGACTACTGTCACTCAACCGCCTGTCCATCGTCCCGACAATCTCGGGCAGGCCCGTACCGCCGTGCGCTCGATGTTCGACCCCGCGCTCGTGAAGCCCGCGATCGTCGATGCATTCAAGAAGCTCGCGCCGCGCACGCAGTTGCGCAACCCGGTGATGTTCTGCGTCTACGTCGGCAGTATTTTGACGACGATCCTCTGGGGCGCGGCACTCGCGGGCCAGGCCGAGGCGCCGGCGGGCTTCATTCTGGCCGTCACGCTGTGGCTCTGGTTCACGGTGTTGTTCGCGAATTTCGCCGAAGCGCTCGCCGAAGGGCGTTCGAAGGCTCAAGCGGCATCGCTTAGGAGTGCTAAGCACAACGTGATGGCCAAGAAGCTGAACGCGCCCCATCCGAAAGCCCCGGTCATCATCGTCACGTCCACCGATCTGCGCAAGGGCGATGTCGTGCTGATCGAAGCGGGCGACACGATTCCCGCCGACGGCGAGGTCATCGAAGGCGTTGCCTCCGTCGACGAATCGGCGATCACAGGCGAATCGGCTCCCGTGATTCGCGAATCGGGCGGCGATTTTTCGTCCGTGACGGGCGGCACGCGCGTGCTGTCCGATTGGATCGTCGTGCGCGTGAGCGTGAACCCGGGCGAAGCCTTTCTCGATCGCATGATTGCGATGGTGGAGGGGGCCAAGCGCCAGAAGACGCCGAACGAAATCGCGCTGACGATTCTGCTCGTCGCACTGACGCTCGTGCTGCTGTTCGCGACGGCAACGCTGCTGCCGTTCTCGATCTTCTCCGTGGCTGCCGTCAAGGCGGGCCACGTGGTGACGATCACGGCGCTCGTCGCGCTGCTCGTCTGCTTGATTCCGACGACGATCGGCGGCCTCTTGTCCGCGATCGGCGTAGCCGGCATGAGCCGAATGATGCAGGCGAACGTCATCGCCACGTCGGGCCGCGCGGTCGAAGCAGCCGGCGACGTCGACGTCCTGCTGCTCGACAAGACGGGTACGATCACGCTCGGCAACCGGCAAGCGTCGTCGTTCGTTTCCGCGCCCGGGGTGCCGGAAGAGGTGCTGGCCGATGCGGCGCAGTTGTCGTCGCTGGCGGACGAAACGCCGGAAGGGCGCAGCATCGTCGTGCTAGCGAAGCAGCGCTTCAATATTCGCGAGCGCGATATGCACGCGTTGCACGCCACCTTCCTCGGCTTTACCGCGCAAACGCGCATGAGCGGCGTCGATTTGCCGAATCGCGAAATTCGCAAGGGTGCCGCCGATGCCGTCAAAAAGTACGTCGAGGAAAACGGCGGCCGTTATCCGGCTGAGGTGCAGAAGGCTGTCGACGACGTTGCGCGGCGCGGCAGCACGCCGCTCGTCGTGGCGGAAAAGGCCGGCGGGCACGGCGAATCGGGGCAGGCCCGTGTGCTTGGTGTGATCGAGCTGAAGGACATCGTCAAGGGCGGCATCAAGGAGCGTTTTGCCGAGTTGCGCAAGATGGGCATCAAGACGGTGATGATCACGGGCGACAACCGCTTGACGGCTGCCGCGATCGCGGCGGAAGCGGGTGTCGACGATTTTCTTGCCGAAGCCACGCCGGAAGCGAAGTTGAAGATGATCCGCTCGCATCAGGCGGAAGGGCGCCTCGTCGCGATGACGGGCGACGGCACCAACGACGCGCCGGCGCTCGCGCAAGCCGACGTGGCCGTCGCGATGAACACGGGCACGCAGGCGGCGAAGGAAGCCGGCAACATGGTCGACCTCGATTCGAATCCGACCAAGCTGATCGAGATCGTCGAGATCGGCAAGCAGATGCTGATGACGCGCGGTTCGCTGACGACGTTCTCGATCGCCAACGACGTGGCCAAGTACTTCGCCATCATCCCCGCGGCGTTTGCGACGACGTATCCGCAACTGCGGGTGCTCGACATCATGCACTTGACCTCGCCCGCGTCGGCGATCCTCTCGGCCGTGATCTTCAACGCGTTGATCATCGTGTTCCTGATTCCGCTCGCGCTAAAGGGCGTGAAGTACCGCGCGCTCGGCGCCGCATCGCTGCTGCGCCGCAATCTGCTGATGTTTGGGCTCGGCGGCATCTTGCTGCCGTTCCCGTTCATCAAGCTGATCGACATGCTGATCACGGCGATGGGCTGGGCTTGATGCGTGCCGGTCGCTCTCTTAGAACACCATTTGTTTGTATCGAACGATCATGAAAAATCTGCTGAGACCCATGCTGGTGTTGTTTGCCGCAATGACGGTGATCACGGGCGTCGTCTATCCGGTCGTCGTCACGGCGATCGGGCAGGCCGTCTTTCCGCATCAGGCGAACGGCAGCCTCATTGAAAAAGACGGCAAGGCGGTCGGCTCGACGCTGATCGGCCAACAATTCGACGCGCCTGGGTACTTCTGGGGGCGTTTGTCGGCCACCGCGCCGAATCCCTATAACGCGCAGAGCTCGGGTGGCTCGAATCTGGGGCCGACGAATCCGGCGCTTGCCGATGAGGTCAAGGGCCGTTTGAGCGCGCTGCACGAAGCCGATCCGGCGAACACGCGGCCCGTGCCCGTCGATCTCGTGACGTCCTCGGGCAGCGGCCTCGATCCCGATATTTCACCGGCTGCCGCTGCCTACCAGGCGGCGCGCGTGGCGAAGGCGCGAGGCTTGGCGAACGAGCAGGTGGATGCGCTGATCGAGCAGCATACGGCGGGGCGGCAATTGGGCGTGCTCGGTGAGCCGCGCGTGAACGTGCTCGCGCTCAATCTCGCGCTCGATCAATTGAAACCGCTACACTGAAGAGTGTTGTGATAGGTCCGTGCGAGCGCAACGCTTGCCCATGGTGACGCAAGACATTCGGTCATGGTGAAGATGCTTTATGGAACGACCTGATCCCGACGCGCTGCTCGATAAGATCCAGCGCGAGGAAGAAAAGCGCCACCGCGGCCGGCTGAAGGTGTTTTTCGGTGCGTCGGCCGGCGTCGGCAAGACGTTCGCGATGCTGCAGGC
The sequence above is a segment of the Trinickia acidisoli genome. Coding sequences within it:
- the kdpB gene encoding potassium-transporting ATPase subunit KdpB, whose translation is MTTVTQPPVHRPDNLGQARTAVRSMFDPALVKPAIVDAFKKLAPRTQLRNPVMFCVYVGSILTTILWGAALAGQAEAPAGFILAVTLWLWFTVLFANFAEALAEGRSKAQAASLRSAKHNVMAKKLNAPHPKAPVIIVTSTDLRKGDVVLIEAGDTIPADGEVIEGVASVDESAITGESAPVIRESGGDFSSVTGGTRVLSDWIVVRVSVNPGEAFLDRMIAMVEGAKRQKTPNEIALTILLVALTLVLLFATATLLPFSIFSVAAVKAGHVVTITALVALLVCLIPTTIGGLLSAIGVAGMSRMMQANVIATSGRAVEAAGDVDVLLLDKTGTITLGNRQASSFVSAPGVPEEVLADAAQLSSLADETPEGRSIVVLAKQRFNIRERDMHALHATFLGFTAQTRMSGVDLPNREIRKGAADAVKKYVEENGGRYPAEVQKAVDDVARRGSTPLVVAEKAGGHGESGQARVLGVIELKDIVKGGIKERFAELRKMGIKTVMITGDNRLTAAAIAAEAGVDDFLAEATPEAKLKMIRSHQAEGRLVAMTGDGTNDAPALAQADVAVAMNTGTQAAKEAGNMVDLDSNPTKLIEIVEIGKQMLMTRGSLTTFSIANDVAKYFAIIPAAFATTYPQLRVLDIMHLTSPASAILSAVIFNALIIVFLIPLALKGVKYRALGAASLLRRNLLMFGLGGILLPFPFIKLIDMLITAMGWA
- the kdpC gene encoding potassium-transporting ATPase subunit KdpC; its protein translation is MKNLLRPMLVLFAAMTVITGVVYPVVVTAIGQAVFPHQANGSLIEKDGKAVGSTLIGQQFDAPGYFWGRLSATAPNPYNAQSSGGSNLGPTNPALADEVKGRLSALHEADPANTRPVPVDLVTSSGSGLDPDISPAAAAYQAARVAKARGLANEQVDALIEQHTAGRQLGVLGEPRVNVLALNLALDQLKPLH